The nucleotide sequence GACCCTCCCCTGTGAGATCGACGGGACGGAGCGTGCCCTCCTCGTGATGGCCGGGCCCTCGGCGTACCTCAACCGGAAAGGCATCGAACGCGGGCGGAAGTGGCTCGAAGAGCAGACCGGGAGCATGGAGGTCCGCGGCGGCGACTACCCCGTCAACGACAGCGACTTCGTCGCCTCGGCCATCCTGCTGTCCGGGGTCACGAACGTCCCCCGCATCAAGGAGCTCCAGCAGGTCGCCATCGAGGCACAGGACAACATCAGCGAAATCCGCGAAGAGAGCGAAGCCAATCTCCAGAATCTAGTCGAAGATGACGAGGACGAACTCGAATCGCTCTTCTAGGGTCGTCCTCGCCACACTCGTCGTTCTGCTCGCCGCGACCGTTCCGGCGGCGGCAGTGTCCGTCACTGGCGAGGACGTCCCCGAGGAGGCACAGGTCGGTACGCAGGTCTCGGCGACCGTCACGCTCGACGAACTGTACCAGAACCCGGAGAGCGAACGGTGGCAGCTGTCGGGGTCGACCGAACTGACCGACGTCTCGTGGACGGTCGTGTTCTACGATCAGACCGGCTCGCAGGTCGACCTCGTCGAACCCACCGGCCAGTCGTTCGCCGGGGTCGACATCGCCGCGGAGACCGGTACGGCCGAAGTCGAGGTGCGTGTCACCGGCACGGTCCCCGAGGTGGCTTCGTACAGCTACGACCCGGCCCAGGAGTTCCAGCTGATGGAGGTGACCCGCGGCCAGCAGGGCGGCGCCAGCAACACGGTCGATAGCTGGACGACTCATCACTACACCGAGCGGAGCGCCGCGGCCCGGGAGGCCATCGACGAGGCGGGGGCCGCCATCGAAACGGCGCGGTCGAACGGCGCCACCCCCTCGGACGCCCAGGCCAACTACGAGGACGCCGTCGCCGCCTACGAGGACGGCAGCTTCGACGTGGCGACCAACCTCGCAAACCGGGCGACAGAGCAGGCGAACCAGGCCCAGCAGTCCCGGCAGACTCGGCAGTTGATCATCTACGCCGTCGCGGGACTGCTCGTCCTCGGTCTGCTGGTCGGGGGCGTCGTCTACTGGCGCTCCCAGCAGGGTCCCGAGGACCCGCTCGGCTGAATGCGGTTTCTCGTTCCGTTCGAGGCGACCCGGCCCAAGACGCGACTGGACCCGGTGCTCGACGCCGACGAACGGGCGGCCTTCGCGCGGGCGATGCTCCGCGACGTCCTCGACGCGCTCCGCACCGCCGGCCACGACCCGACGGTCGTCGCGACGCGGGCGCTCGACGAGGGCGACGTCCCGGTCGCGGTCGACGAGCGTCCGCTCTCGGCGGCGGTGAACGCCCGACTCGGCGAGAGCCTGCCGGTCGGGGTCCTCGTCGCCGACCTCGGTCTGGTGACGCCGGCGGCGGTGGGGTCGCTGGTCGACGCGGGCCGCGACGCCGACGTGGCCGTGGCTCCCGGGCGCGGCGGCGGAACGAACGGGCTCGTCGTCTCCCACCCCGACTTCCGGGTCGAC is from Haloplanus salinarum and encodes:
- the cofC gene encoding 2-phospho-L-lactate guanylyltransferase; translated protein: MRFLVPFEATRPKTRLDPVLDADERAAFARAMLRDVLDALRTAGHDPTVVATRALDEGDVPVAVDERPLSAAVNARLGESLPVGVLVADLGLVTPAAVGSLVDAGRDADVAVAPGRGGGTNGLVVSHPDFRVDFHGVSVRDHLTAARDVGATTRVVDSMRLATDVDEPADLVEVLLHGDGEAAAWLRAAGFTLDAGDGRVGIDRTA